The following are encoded in a window of Solidesulfovibrio magneticus RS-1 genomic DNA:
- a CDS encoding AAA family ATPase yields MLLTVTARDLMSKTFPQQQFVIPDLLPVGLTILAGRPKTCKSFLALSLACGVAAGGIVLGKISVQQADVLFLSLEDGERRLQNRVRGMFGEDDVIPAGLHICTSPPKSSPLTGGTKESDLRDFLKSKPSVKLVVIDTLGKFRMDEQDAGHKQNDGGYAREVKSLSRLKAIADDHGVAILVVHHTRKQQAGDGDRFDNILGSTGIFATVDNAWILEKESSEPRGVLYTQSRDIEAMQLSMTISSGGVWSISDDSKLLQVSRERQEILDLLVESGSPMKCKELSLKLKKPEDSIRQTLCRMVNDGELSRVGRGLYAGPTGNSSHEVTSGDKAA; encoded by the coding sequence GTGCTACTTACTGTCACAGCGAGAGATCTGATGTCCAAAACATTTCCACAGCAACAGTTCGTTATCCCTGACCTATTGCCAGTAGGCCTAACTATCCTGGCTGGTAGACCGAAGACTTGTAAGTCATTCCTAGCCTTATCATTAGCCTGTGGCGTTGCTGCTGGCGGGATTGTTTTGGGGAAAATCTCTGTACAACAGGCAGACGTCCTTTTTCTATCCCTGGAAGACGGTGAACGCAGACTTCAAAACAGAGTCCGTGGAATGTTTGGCGAGGATGATGTAATTCCTGCAGGCCTGCATATCTGCACTTCTCCCCCTAAATCTTCGCCATTAACGGGCGGGACCAAAGAGAGCGATCTGCGGGACTTTCTGAAATCGAAGCCATCCGTAAAACTTGTAGTTATCGATACTCTAGGCAAGTTTCGGATGGACGAGCAAGATGCAGGACATAAACAGAACGATGGAGGATATGCTAGGGAGGTGAAGTCACTTTCGCGATTGAAGGCAATCGCTGATGATCATGGGGTTGCTATTTTGGTCGTACATCACACGAGGAAGCAGCAAGCGGGGGACGGCGATAGGTTTGATAACATCTTAGGATCGACGGGCATATTTGCTACTGTAGACAATGCCTGGATTCTTGAAAAAGAATCTAGCGAACCGAGAGGTGTTCTATACACACAGAGTCGCGACATTGAAGCAATGCAGCTTTCAATGACAATATCGTCTGGGGGGGTGTGGTCAATCAGTGATGACTCAAAATTGCTTCAGGTGTCTCGTGAGCGGCAAGAGATCCTAGACTTATTGGTTGAAAGTGGATCTCCAATGAAGTGCAAAGAGTTGTCGCTGAAGCTAAAGAAGCCAGAAGACTCTATCCGTCAGACTTTATGCAGAATGGTTAATGACGGAGAGTTGAGTCGTGTAGGACGTGGATTATACGCAGGACCAACAGGTAATTCCAGTCACGAAGTCACAAGTGGTGATAAAGCTGCATGA
- a CDS encoding KilA-N domain-containing protein — protein sequence MTIMGQTISTNEKGLVSLTDLWKAGGGEDRNRPKEWLSFKGNQEFIQELAKGGNPTLFVQVKPGRNGGTFAHWQIALAYAKYLSPKLHMAVNDIYMRYKMADPKLAVEVAG from the coding sequence ATGACCATCATGGGACAGACCATATCCACCAACGAAAAGGGTCTCGTGAGCCTGACCGATCTGTGGAAAGCGGGTGGAGGCGAAGACCGTAACCGCCCGAAAGAGTGGTTATCGTTCAAGGGCAATCAGGAGTTTATTCAGGAGCTTGCAAAAGGGGGGAATCCCACCCTTTTCGTTCAGGTGAAACCCGGACGCAATGGCGGAACTTTCGCTCACTGGCAGATCGCTCTTGCCTACGCGAAGTACCTGTCCCCGAAGCTCCACATGGCCGTCAACGACATTTACATGCGTTACAAGATGGCCGACCCGAAGCTGGCCGTGGAAGTGGCAGGGTGA
- a CDS encoding DsrE family protein: MKRVTPLAAGLLFCLLALATVCQAGASDPLFINLTSDDGHRSLMAISFGQNQLQRGHPLTVYLNDKAVRIASKKHGEAFAEQQALLQQIVAKGGTVLVCPMCSQKYGVAESDFLDGVKLTNPDTTGAALFTDNTRTLSW; this comes from the coding sequence ATGAAACGCGTTACGCCACTTGCCGCCGGCCTGCTCTTTTGCCTGCTGGCCCTGGCGACCGTCTGTCAGGCCGGCGCTTCCGATCCGCTGTTCATTAACCTGACCAGCGACGACGGCCACCGTTCGCTCATGGCCATCAGCTTTGGCCAAAACCAGTTGCAGCGGGGCCACCCCCTGACCGTCTATCTCAATGACAAAGCGGTGCGTATCGCCAGCAAGAAGCACGGCGAGGCTTTTGCCGAGCAGCAGGCGCTGCTCCAGCAGATCGTGGCCAAGGGCGGCACGGTGCTGGTTTGCCCCATGTGCAGCCAGAAATACGGCGTAGCGGAGAGCGACTTCCTTGACGGCGTAAAACTCACCAACCCGGACACGACCGGCGCGGCGCTGTTTACGGACAATACCCGGACGCTCTCCTGGTAA
- a CDS encoding YciI family protein, translating into MFVVLLRYCQPLEVIDGLLDAHRLYLDENYARGVFLASGRQLPRTGGVILARAASREALEAILAGDPFAKAGAASYEVIEFLPGKVAPGLEGLLV; encoded by the coding sequence ATGTTCGTCGTACTGCTGCGCTATTGCCAGCCCCTTGAGGTTATTGACGGGCTGCTCGATGCCCACAGGCTCTATCTGGATGAAAACTATGCCCGGGGCGTGTTTTTGGCCTCAGGCCGTCAACTGCCGCGCACGGGCGGGGTTATCCTGGCCCGGGCGGCCAGCCGGGAAGCCTTGGAGGCGATCCTGGCCGGAGATCCCTTTGCCAAGGCCGGCGCAGCCAGCTACGAGGTCATCGAATTCCTGCCCGGTAAGGTCGCCCCGGGCCTGGAGGGGTTACTAGTCTAA
- a CDS encoding Crp/Fnr family transcriptional regulator: MEDSDIDDIAALLDGLKLGAALGWEEVRRIAGYMQVKSFPAGTTIIQEGRKATSLAFIEKGVVTIQKEEAGGCERHIIDLTRDAVIGEIAFFDSEPRSATVVAKTDVRLLILTRERFDELAAIEPQLAIKTLFYIGRVLSRRLRQVTGRFVGLLA; the protein is encoded by the coding sequence ATGGAAGACAGCGATATCGACGACATCGCCGCCCTGCTCGACGGACTTAAACTCGGCGCTGCCCTGGGCTGGGAAGAAGTGCGCCGGATCGCCGGCTACATGCAGGTCAAGAGCTTCCCGGCCGGCACGACGATCATTCAGGAAGGCCGCAAGGCCACTTCTCTGGCGTTCATTGAGAAAGGCGTGGTCACCATCCAAAAGGAAGAGGCCGGGGGCTGCGAACGCCACATCATTGACCTGACCCGCGACGCCGTCATCGGCGAAATCGCCTTTTTCGACAGCGAACCCCGCTCGGCCACGGTGGTGGCCAAGACCGACGTGCGCCTGCTCATCCTCACCCGGGAGCGTTTTGACGAACTGGCCGCAATCGAACCACAGCTGGCCATCAAGACGCTTTTTTACATTGGCCGGGTGTTGAGCCGCCGGCTGCGCCAGGTAACGGGCCGCTTCGTGGGCCTGCTGGCCTAA
- a CDS encoding methyl-accepting chemotaxis protein, with product MSRLSLKSLLLTLGVASVIGASLTLMLLYMQQDRMLGYLKNVSTVDGPLLYHLQDVYAQGLQTEQATRNVLLNPSDKTARDNYANADKQFREALASATALATGRIAEDLRQIGPRWETSHELKKRLMDIAPTDPAKAVQLLNTEETPQWRALKKIILDAVAIQREANKANLDAIQEGEATVFRMFLGMAVLSVVLLLLLITGLIRGVTSGAKALVDYAGAIAQGHFGSSLRTGLPKEFEAIGQSLREMVHHLENSLGYYQGIVAGMATPFVVVDEAENLRLTNDDLMRLIEHSGRPEDYYGQNVAGFFYGDPGRKTVLGLCMAEKRGIRKEVDLVSRQGNVRNVLIDATPLYNAINGKMMGSLCVYSDYTDLRRSEALMREQSDRMLATAREAKAIADALAGETEALAHQVDMVEHGAVEQKERIGETALAMDAMNTAVLEVARNAAAAAALADDARKKATAGAGMVSDVATVIGNVNQLAEELRRDMNDLGDQAEGIGKIMGVIADIADQTNLLALNAAIEAARAGDAGRGFAVVADEVRKLAEKTMTATKDVAGFITTMQQSVRRNSAKTDETTRAIAAGTDKAHASGVMLEEIVGIVSRTSDQIRSMAAAAEEQSATTEQMRQTAEEISRISHGTSDAMAASARAVTALAGQARELETVISGLETGQAALPA from the coding sequence ATGAGTCGCTTGAGCCTAAAATCCTTGCTGTTGACTCTTGGCGTGGCCAGCGTCATCGGGGCAAGTTTGACCCTTATGCTGCTGTATATGCAGCAAGACAGGATGCTTGGCTACCTCAAAAACGTCAGCACCGTCGATGGACCGCTTTTATACCATCTTCAGGACGTTTACGCTCAGGGGCTGCAGACCGAGCAGGCCACGAGAAACGTGTTGCTCAATCCCAGCGACAAAACGGCCCGGGACAACTACGCCAATGCCGACAAGCAGTTTCGCGAGGCGCTTGCTTCGGCGACGGCCCTGGCCACCGGCCGCATTGCCGAGGACTTGCGTCAGATCGGCCCCCGTTGGGAGACCAGCCATGAACTGAAAAAACGCCTCATGGACATAGCCCCCACCGACCCGGCCAAGGCCGTGCAACTGCTCAATACCGAGGAGACGCCGCAGTGGCGGGCGCTGAAAAAAATCATCCTGGACGCCGTCGCCATCCAGCGAGAGGCCAACAAAGCCAACCTCGACGCCATTCAGGAAGGCGAGGCCACGGTCTTTCGTATGTTCCTCGGCATGGCCGTGCTTTCGGTGGTCCTGCTTTTACTCCTCATCACCGGGCTTATCCGAGGCGTGACCAGCGGCGCAAAAGCCCTCGTCGACTATGCCGGGGCCATCGCCCAGGGCCATTTCGGCTCCAGTTTGCGTACGGGGCTGCCCAAAGAGTTTGAAGCTATCGGCCAGTCGCTGCGCGAGATGGTCCACCATTTGGAGAACTCCCTGGGCTACTATCAAGGCATCGTGGCCGGCATGGCCACCCCATTCGTGGTGGTGGACGAGGCCGAGAACCTGCGGCTGACCAACGACGATCTCATGCGCCTTATCGAGCACTCCGGCCGTCCCGAAGATTATTACGGCCAGAACGTGGCCGGCTTTTTTTACGGCGATCCCGGTCGCAAGACCGTACTCGGCCTGTGCATGGCCGAGAAGCGCGGCATCCGCAAGGAGGTCGATCTGGTTTCGCGCCAGGGCAATGTCCGCAATGTGCTCATCGACGCCACGCCGCTGTATAACGCCATCAACGGCAAGATGATGGGGTCACTTTGCGTTTATTCCGATTATACTGATCTGCGCCGCAGCGAGGCCCTCATGCGGGAGCAGAGCGACCGGATGCTGGCCACGGCCCGGGAAGCCAAGGCCATCGCCGACGCCCTGGCCGGGGAAACCGAGGCCCTGGCCCATCAAGTTGACATGGTGGAGCATGGGGCTGTGGAGCAGAAGGAGCGCATCGGCGAAACCGCCCTGGCCATGGACGCCATGAACACCGCCGTCCTTGAAGTTGCCCGCAACGCCGCCGCTGCCGCCGCCCTGGCCGACGACGCCCGGAAAAAGGCCACCGCCGGTGCCGGCATGGTTTCCGACGTGGCCACGGTTATCGGCAACGTCAACCAGTTGGCCGAGGAACTGCGCCGCGACATGAATGACCTTGGCGACCAGGCCGAAGGCATTGGCAAAATCATGGGCGTCATTGCCGACATCGCCGACCAGACAAACTTGCTGGCGCTCAATGCCGCCATCGAAGCGGCCCGGGCCGGTGACGCCGGCCGCGGCTTTGCCGTGGTGGCCGATGAGGTCCGCAAGCTGGCCGAAAAAACCATGACCGCCACCAAGGATGTGGCCGGCTTTATTACCACCATGCAGCAAAGCGTGCGCCGCAACAGCGCCAAGACCGACGAGACCACCAGGGCCATCGCCGCCGGCACGGACAAGGCCCATGCCTCCGGTGTCATGCTGGAAGAGATCGTCGGCATCGTCTCGCGCACCTCGGACCAGATCCGCTCCATGGCAGCCGCCGCCGAAGAGCAGTCGGCCACCACCGAGCAGATGCGCCAGACCGCCGAGGAAATCAGCCGTATCTCCCACGGCACATCCGACGCCATGGCCGCCTCGGCCCGGGCTGTCACCGCTCTGGCCGGCCAGGCCCGGGAGCTGGAGACCGTCATTTCGGGCCTCGAGACCGGCCAGGCCGCGCTGCCAGCCTAG
- the gluQRS gene encoding tRNA glutamyl-Q(34) synthetase GluQRS, with translation MIVTRFAPSPTGLLHLGHAYSALAAHEAARKAGGRFLLRIEDIDPGRCKPEFSLALMEDLRWLGLTWEEPVRFQSQHMEDYTAALGRLQAMGLVYPCFCTRSEIQALAAPQENDVEGPVYPGTCRDLAATARAALAADRPCVWRLDMARACVLAGDLVWHDDGRGEVRADPARFGDVVLARKDVLTSYHLSVVVDDALQGVSLVTRGEDLFAATDVHRLLQALLGLPTPRYRHHTLMRDASGRRYAKRDKALTLRALRQSGKTPQDVRDIVGFGQLPG, from the coding sequence ATGATCGTCACCCGCTTCGCGCCAAGCCCCACTGGGCTGCTCCACCTGGGCCACGCTTATTCGGCCCTGGCCGCCCATGAAGCGGCCCGGAAGGCCGGAGGGCGGTTCTTGCTGCGCATCGAGGACATCGATCCCGGCCGCTGCAAGCCGGAATTCTCCTTGGCCCTGATGGAAGACCTCCGCTGGCTGGGGCTAACCTGGGAGGAACCGGTGCGCTTCCAGTCCCAACACATGGAGGACTACACGGCGGCCCTGGGCCGGTTACAGGCCATGGGCCTCGTCTATCCCTGCTTTTGCACCCGCAGCGAAATCCAGGCCCTGGCCGCGCCCCAGGAAAACGACGTGGAAGGGCCGGTCTATCCTGGCACATGCCGCGATCTCGCCGCGACCGCGCGCGCGGCCCTGGCGGCAGACCGTCCCTGCGTCTGGCGGCTCGACATGGCCCGAGCCTGTGTCCTGGCCGGCGACCTCGTCTGGCACGACGACGGACGGGGTGAAGTCCGGGCCGATCCGGCCCGCTTTGGCGACGTAGTCCTGGCCCGCAAGGACGTGCTCACGAGCTACCACTTGAGCGTCGTCGTGGACGACGCTCTGCAAGGCGTCAGTCTGGTCACGCGCGGCGAGGATCTGTTCGCGGCTACCGACGTCCACCGTCTGCTCCAGGCACTGCTCGGCCTACCCACCCCCCGCTATCGCCACCACACGCTTATGCGCGACGCCTCCGGTCGGCGTTACGCCAAGCGCGACAAGGCCCTCACCCTGCGCGCCCTGCGCCAATCCGGCAAAACGCCCCAGGACGTGCGGGACATTGTCGGCTTCGGCCAGCTCCCTGGTTGA